In Thiomonas arsenitoxydans, the genomic stretch CGGTGGCGATGAGGTCGCCGGGCAGCAGGGTCATGTAGTGGCTGAGATAGGCGATGAGGTAGGCCACGCCGAAAATCATGTCGCGCGTGTTGCCGGTCTGCATGCGCTCACCGTTCACGTCGAGCCAGAGGTCGATGTTCTGCGGGTCGGCGATCTCGTCGCGGCTGACCAGCCACGGGCCGATCGGGCCGAAGGTGTCGCAGCCTTTGCCCAGATTCCACTGGCTGCCCTGTTCGAGCTGATAGGCGCGCTCGGACACGTCGTTGACCAGGCAATACCCGGCCACGTGTTTGAGCGCATCGGCCTCGCGCACAAAGCGCGTCTCGCGCCCGATGACCACGCCGAGTTCGACTTCCCAATCGAGCTTGTGCGCGCCGGGCGGGCGCAGCACCGCATCGTTCGGGCCGCTGATGCAGGTCGTCCACTTGTTGAACACAATGGGCGAGGTCGGGATGGCCATGCGCGCCTCGTTGGCATGGTCGCGGTAGTTCAGGCCGATGGCGATGAACTTGCTGATGCCGACGAAGGGCACGCCCAGCCGAGGCTTGCCGCCCACCAGCGGCAGACTTTCAGCGTCGATGCCGCGCAGCGCCTGAGGTCGGCCGAACACGCTGGCGTCGATCTCGTCGACGATGCCGCCGAGGCTGCGCAGGCGGCCCTGCGCGTCGATCAGGCCGGGCTGCTCTTGGCCGTTGCGGCCGTAGCGGACGAACTTCATAACGAGCTCCTTCAGCGGCGCTGGTATTGGGTGCTGCCGAACAACTGTTCGCGCGCGGTGGCGTCCATCTCGGCCGGGCGCACGTCGGTCAGCACTTGCACCCCGCGCTGCACCGCGGGCCGCGCGGCGATGGTGTCGAACCAGCGCTTGGCATGCGCAAACTCGGCCCAGTCTATGCCCTGATTGGCGGCGCTGCGACACCACGGAAAGACGGCGATGTCGGCGATGGTGTAGTCGTCACCGGCCAGATAGGGCTGCGACGCCAGCCGCCGGTCGAGCACGCCATAGAGCCGGTGCGCCTCGTTGGTATAGCGGGCGATGGCGTAGTCGATTTTCTCGGGGGCGTACTGGCGGAAGTGGTGCGCCTGGCCGAGCATGGGGCCGATGCTGCCCATCTGCCACATCAACCATTCGAGCGTGGCGATGCGCGCCCGCGGCCCTGTGCCCAGAAAGCGGCCGGTCTTCTCGGCCAGATAGAGGAGGATGGCGCCCGACTCGAACACGCTGATGGGCTGACCATCCGGGCCGTCGCTATCGATCAGGGCGGGAATCTTGTTGTTCGGGCTGATGGCGAGAAAGTCGGGCGCGAACTGTTCGCCGCGGCCGATGTTCACGCCGTGCACCCGGTAGGGCAGGCCGAGTTCTTCGAGCAGGATGTGGATTTTGTGGCCGTTGGGGGTGGCCCAGGAGTAGAGGTCGATCATGGCGGGAGGCGCCGTCTGTGCGGCGAGGTGAACGGTGCGCCTCATTGTGCGACGTTTGCCGCCTTGCTGCAGGCGCTCGTTCAGCGCAGCAGTTCGCCCTGGGCGATCTGGGCGTGGAGCACCTCGATGGGCGGGGTGAGTTGTTGCATCAGCCGCAATTGCGCAGACAGACCGGCCAGGGGCAGGCTGTCGTCGAGCGCGTCGGCCTCGTGCGCGAGGATGCTCCATTGCACCGCATCCACCGCCAGCGGCAGGGCCAGGCTTTGCAGCATGGCGAGCTCCTGCGGGGGCAGGTGGCTGTCGTTCTGGTCCATCTGCCAGGCGCTGCGCCGCGCCAG encodes the following:
- a CDS encoding fumarylacetoacetate hydrolase family protein, whose translation is MKFVRYGRNGQEQPGLIDAQGRLRSLGGIVDEIDASVFGRPQALRGIDAESLPLVGGKPRLGVPFVGISKFIAIGLNYRDHANEARMAIPTSPIVFNKWTTCISGPNDAVLRPPGAHKLDWEVELGVVIGRETRFVREADALKHVAGYCLVNDVSERAYQLEQGSQWNLGKGCDTFGPIGPWLVSRDEIADPQNIDLWLDVNGERMQTGNTRDMIFGVAYLIAYLSHYMTLLPGDLIATGTPPGVGMGRKPPRYLQPGDVVTLGSPQLGTQRQEIRPAPQRPL
- a CDS encoding glutathione binding-like protein; translated protein: MIDLYSWATPNGHKIHILLEELGLPYRVHGVNIGRGEQFAPDFLAISPNNKIPALIDSDGPDGQPISVFESGAILLYLAEKTGRFLGTGPRARIATLEWLMWQMGSIGPMLGQAHHFRQYAPEKIDYAIARYTNEAHRLYGVLDRRLASQPYLAGDDYTIADIAVFPWCRSAANQGIDWAEFAHAKRWFDTIAARPAVQRGVQVLTDVRPAEMDATAREQLFGSTQYQRR